The following coding sequences lie in one Enterococcus sp. 9E7_DIV0242 genomic window:
- a CDS encoding type I restriction endonuclease subunit R has protein sequence MAEAKFEEALIRKLETEGWTYNKEFSNVSIKKLEEHWREILNEKNAHKLNGTPLSDIEFGLILQELQRIRTPYDAQLLLVGAGGVGSIPITRDDGSSLEVEIFYEDDVAGGRSRYEIVNQIRFDNLPKGLSTKRIIDVALLINGIPVAHIEEKDEHLQNQWHGFEQLKGYHGDGLYVGLFAFVQVQFIMSQHSAHYFARPNAFDHYNKTFVFGWRDENNKDVTDAFEFAHQVMSIPALHRLVTVNMIPDASNDNLMVMRSYQIQATRKIIQRMKEMEQNGLVEKEGGYIWHTTGSGKTVTSFKVAQLLASAPRVRNVLFIVDRVDLIDQTLENFKDFAYVHFKNRIKKVNGRELRRELKHRGASQILLISVQGLTKAVKQGLKNDDWNVIIMDEAHRSASGESVGLIKDAFKKTTWFGFTGTPNFYSDEINDVKTTRDISTHDIFGNRLHMYTIKDAIGDGNVLGFDVTYFKPHWVVEHPENKFSEKEYEREVYQSVVYREEVVQDILDNWKKTSSGALIAGRREENAFQAMLAVSGKQAVVHYYNIFKEKAPHLKVAMTFSRDESNESGTKEQNEALKKAIKEYTETFNVPSILNANDPARAYMLDITKRLARKKPYNQGKDEDRLDLVIVSDQLLTGFDSKFVNMIYMDKRLKEGMLIQAMSRTNRTYDRNSKPHGKVRFYRQGDEMQEFVENALRIYTRGGNDTLQEAENDTEKSNNLDNDDILAAPQSHQINDLAEAVARLKELSGDDFSQIPRGENDLKEFVNFGLATQNKIQQLVSQGYELGSEIEELDDQRNPTGKMVRLDISNSEEFGALQARLNDARERLPEKERPDLTEIKVGIKFFDHEIIDYDMLVELLNTFIDETTESNKDAIDKHIIPMSEESREEIHEIVDDIEAGTITKHFTSDSLEETRKKYRTERQELKIRRWSANQNVNGNRIVEAFDLYLPGQTLIDTPELSEIVREIEKEEDIGFFGASEFEESLMDFFDKL, from the coding sequence TTGGCAGAAGCGAAATTTGAGGAGGCTTTAATTAGAAAGCTTGAAACTGAGGGTTGGACATACAACAAAGAGTTTTCAAATGTTAGCATAAAAAAACTTGAGGAACATTGGCGGGAGATTCTAAATGAAAAGAATGCACATAAGTTAAATGGCACGCCACTATCTGATATTGAATTTGGCTTGATTCTTCAAGAGTTGCAACGTATTCGAACGCCTTACGATGCTCAACTTCTTTTGGTGGGAGCAGGTGGAGTAGGCTCGATTCCAATTACGCGTGATGATGGTTCGAGTTTGGAAGTTGAAATTTTTTATGAAGATGATGTGGCAGGTGGACGCTCTCGCTATGAAATTGTTAACCAAATAAGGTTCGATAACTTGCCTAAGGGATTGAGTACAAAGCGTATTATAGATGTTGCTTTACTAATCAATGGAATTCCGGTTGCACATATCGAAGAAAAGGATGAGCACTTGCAAAATCAATGGCATGGATTTGAACAGCTGAAAGGCTATCATGGCGACGGGTTATATGTAGGTCTGTTTGCGTTTGTGCAAGTCCAATTTATCATGAGTCAACATTCTGCACATTATTTTGCTCGACCAAATGCCTTTGATCATTACAACAAAACATTTGTATTTGGTTGGCGTGACGAAAATAATAAGGATGTTACTGATGCTTTTGAGTTTGCGCATCAAGTGATGAGTATTCCCGCATTGCACCGTTTGGTCACGGTTAATATGATTCCAGATGCATCAAACGATAATTTAATGGTTATGCGTAGTTACCAAATTCAAGCGACACGCAAAATTATCCAGCGTATGAAAGAAATGGAACAAAATGGATTGGTAGAAAAAGAAGGAGGCTATATTTGGCATACAACCGGGTCGGGGAAAACTGTCACGTCGTTCAAGGTGGCTCAATTATTGGCCTCAGCTCCAAGAGTTCGCAATGTGTTATTTATTGTAGATCGCGTAGACTTAATTGATCAAACACTTGAAAATTTCAAAGATTTTGCTTACGTGCATTTTAAAAATCGAATTAAGAAGGTCAATGGTCGAGAATTGAGAAGAGAGCTAAAGCATAGAGGGGCATCACAAATTTTGCTCATTTCTGTGCAGGGATTAACAAAAGCGGTGAAACAAGGACTGAAAAATGATGATTGGAATGTGATTATCATGGATGAGGCTCATCGAAGTGCAAGTGGTGAATCAGTTGGTCTAATCAAAGATGCATTTAAAAAGACTACTTGGTTTGGTTTCACTGGAACTCCCAACTTTTATAGTGATGAAATTAATGATGTTAAGACAACTAGGGATATCTCTACACATGATATTTTCGGTAATCGTTTGCATATGTATACTATTAAGGATGCGATAGGCGATGGAAATGTACTTGGATTCGATGTAACTTACTTTAAACCTCATTGGGTTGTTGAACATCCTGAGAATAAATTTTCAGAAAAAGAGTACGAAAGAGAAGTATATCAGAGTGTTGTGTACCGTGAAGAAGTTGTACAAGATATACTTGATAATTGGAAAAAAACATCTAGTGGGGCTCTGATTGCAGGGCGACGTGAGGAAAATGCATTTCAAGCTATGCTTGCAGTATCCGGTAAGCAAGCTGTTGTTCACTACTATAATATTTTTAAAGAGAAAGCACCGCATCTTAAGGTGGCAATGACATTTTCTCGTGATGAGTCGAATGAGTCTGGTACAAAAGAGCAAAATGAAGCCCTCAAGAAAGCCATTAAGGAATATACAGAAACATTCAATGTTCCGAGTATTTTGAATGCAAATGATCCCGCTAGAGCCTATATGTTAGACATTACAAAGCGTTTGGCACGTAAAAAACCTTACAATCAAGGCAAGGATGAAGACCGATTAGATTTAGTCATAGTCTCCGATCAATTACTGACGGGGTTTGATTCTAAATTTGTGAATATGATTTATATGGATAAGCGTCTAAAAGAGGGAATGCTCATCCAAGCGATGTCAAGAACCAACAGAACCTATGATCGAAATAGCAAGCCTCATGGTAAAGTTCGTTTTTATCGTCAAGGTGATGAGATGCAAGAGTTTGTAGAAAATGCTTTGCGCATTTATACAAGAGGTGGAAACGATACACTTCAAGAAGCGGAAAATGATACAGAAAAATCGAATAATCTAGACAATGATGACATTTTAGCTGCACCACAGAGCCACCAAATTAATGACTTGGCAGAAGCTGTTGCTCGATTAAAAGAACTATCTGGTGATGATTTTAGTCAAATTCCTCGTGGGGAAAATGATCTGAAGGAATTTGTGAATTTTGGCTTAGCTACACAAAATAAAATTCAACAATTAGTAAGCCAGGGATACGAACTAGGAAGCGAGATTGAAGAGTTAGATGACCAGCGCAATCCGACAGGTAAGATGGTTCGACTAGATATTTCAAATAGTGAGGAATTTGGGGCTTTACAAGCTCGACTAAATGATGCTAGAGAGCGATTACCAGAAAAGGAGCGCCCTGACCTCACTGAAATTAAAGTGGGGATAAAGTTTTTTGATCATGAAATTATTGACTATGACATGTTGGTAGAACTTCTGAATACCTTCATAGATGAGACGACGGAATCGAATAAAGATGCAATTGATAAGCACATTATACCAATGAGTGAGGAAAGTCGTGAAGAAATCCATGAGATTGTTGACGATATCGAGGCAGGTACGATTACGAAACACTTTACAAGTGACTCTCTTGAAGAGACAAGAAAAAAATATCGTACGGAACGCCAAGAGCTGAAAATTCGTCGTTGGTCAGCAAATCAAAACGTTAATGGTAATCGAATCGTAGAAGCGTTTGATTTGTATTTACCTGGGCAGACGCTCATAGATACTCCTGAACTGTCCGAGATTGTTCGAGAAATCGAGAAAGAGGAAGATATTGGCTTTTTTGGCGCCTCGGAATTCGAAGAATCTTTAATGGATTTTTTTGACAAACTATAA